In Tuberibacillus sp. Marseille-P3662, the following proteins share a genomic window:
- a CDS encoding aldo/keto reductase — MKYANLDNEKIPSIALGTWSWGNGVNSGEDIFGNNLTEEDLRPVFEAAVNAGFNLWDTAAVYGMGASETILGDFIKDQKNPIISTKFTPGVSEDTMEESLTQSLNRLGVDHTDIYWIHNPNDVNKWTSELIPLMKNGSIKHAGVSNHNLEEVKLAASILEKEGLQLSAVQNHYSLLYRSSEDAGIIDWCHQNNVLFFSYMVLEQGALTGKYNAQNPFQSGTRRGEAFNSEVLLKLENLIEVMKKIGDTHDADPAQIAIAWAIAKGTVPIMGVTKSKHVDAAAEAVDLVLSEQEINDLETSAKATGVEIKGAWENRMQ, encoded by the coding sequence ATGAAGTATGCAAACTTAGACAATGAAAAAATTCCATCGATTGCATTAGGAACTTGGTCTTGGGGAAACGGCGTCAATAGCGGAGAAGATATTTTTGGAAATAACCTAACAGAAGAGGATCTAAGACCTGTTTTTGAGGCAGCTGTGAACGCTGGATTTAATTTATGGGATACTGCTGCTGTTTATGGAATGGGAGCTTCAGAAACCATCTTAGGCGACTTTATTAAAGATCAAAAAAATCCCATCATTTCAACGAAATTTACTCCGGGTGTAAGTGAGGACACTATGGAGGAGTCACTGACTCAAAGTTTAAACCGCTTGGGCGTTGATCATACCGATATTTATTGGATTCATAATCCAAATGATGTAAACAAATGGACATCTGAACTGATTCCGCTGATGAAAAATGGAAGCATCAAACACGCAGGTGTCTCCAATCATAATTTGGAAGAAGTAAAGTTAGCGGCTTCAATTCTTGAAAAGGAAGGGTTACAGCTTTCAGCCGTACAAAACCATTATAGTCTACTCTATCGCTCCTCTGAAGATGCTGGAATCATTGACTGGTGCCATCAAAACAATGTTTTATTCTTTTCTTATATGGTTTTGGAACAAGGGGCTTTAACCGGAAAATATAATGCGCAAAATCCCTTTCAATCAGGGACGAGAAGAGGAGAGGCTTTCAATTCTGAGGTTCTGCTGAAGCTAGAAAACTTAATAGAGGTTATGAAAAAAATAGGCGATACTCACGATGCTGACCCCGCACAAATCGCCATAGCTTGGGCCATTGCGAAAGGCACCGTGCCTATTATGGGGGTCACCAAATCAAAGCATGTCGACGCAGCTGCTGAAGCAGTGGATCTTGTTTTATCGGAACAGGAAATCAATGACTTAGAAACTTCGGCAAAAGCAACAGGTGTTGAAATAAAAGGAGCTTGGGAGAATAGGATGCAATAG
- a CDS encoding AAA family ATPase, which produces MITVVFDTLNQSIDKVINNVERVMIGKRDTAKLALVALLAEGHVLLEDVPGVGKTMLVRAIAKSLGAEFRRIQFTPDLLPSDLTGMSIYNQKDMTFEFYEGPLMGNVVLADEINRTSPKTQAALLEGMEESNVTVDGKTRQLGEPFFVMATQNPIEYEGTFPLPEAQLDRFLLKLSMGYPNHEEELEVLNRLESDHPIHAIEAVLTTDEVLALQRQSRQVHVDEAIKKYLIDIVSGTRTHRDVYLGVSPRGSLALLKAAQAHALINNRDFVVPDDIKFLAPYVLGHRLILKPESKFSGATVEEVVDSILNRVKVPVLKEDGIK; this is translated from the coding sequence ATGATAACCGTGGTATTTGATACATTAAATCAATCTATTGATAAAGTCATAAACAATGTTGAGCGGGTCATGATTGGAAAAAGGGACACGGCGAAGTTGGCACTTGTGGCGCTTCTTGCTGAGGGTCACGTTTTACTAGAAGATGTGCCTGGTGTTGGTAAAACGATGCTGGTTCGAGCGATTGCCAAGTCTTTGGGAGCTGAGTTTCGTAGGATCCAGTTTACGCCCGACTTACTACCGTCTGACTTAACCGGGATGTCGATCTATAACCAAAAAGACATGACTTTTGAATTTTATGAGGGTCCGCTCATGGGTAATGTCGTTTTAGCAGACGAAATTAACCGGACGTCACCAAAAACTCAGGCAGCTCTTCTTGAAGGTATGGAAGAAAGCAATGTAACGGTTGATGGTAAGACCCGTCAACTTGGTGAACCTTTTTTTGTGATGGCGACACAGAATCCGATCGAATATGAGGGGACTTTCCCACTTCCAGAAGCCCAATTGGACCGATTCTTGCTCAAGCTTAGTATGGGCTATCCGAATCATGAGGAAGAGCTTGAGGTGCTCAATCGCCTTGAGAGCGACCATCCCATTCACGCGATAGAAGCTGTTTTGACAACAGATGAGGTGCTTGCGTTACAACGCCAATCACGCCAAGTCCATGTGGATGAAGCCATCAAGAAGTACCTAATTGATATTGTGAGTGGGACGCGTACGCATCGCGATGTTTATCTAGGTGTCAGTCCGCGCGGTTCATTGGCACTGCTCAAGGCAGCCCAAGCTCATGCGCTTATTAATAATCGTGACTTTGTGGTTCCGGACGATATTAAGTTTTTAGCCCCTTATGTCTTGGGACATCGTCTTATTCTAAAGCCTGAATCAAAATTCTCAGGTGCCACCGTTGAGGAAGTTGTTGATTCCATTCTTAACCGAGTAAAGGTACCTGTATTAAAAGAGGATGGCATTAAATGA
- a CDS encoding DUF58 domain-containing protein encodes MKKWLAKYRTILSVIWVLFLFMIAFVYAMFQGGFVSWFVFYSFLPVLVYTIAMASYSLKDIDVRRVIKTDALNAGETMNVTLEISRKRSFPLFYLVIEDQLPEALLQRPKSEDAPVVQPKGLFSLNFQKRAGYDYKIANVPRGEYTLESVMVKTGDIFGFIQKSRTIRVKDEFIVYPQVKELGGWLPPHQSHGGKHRSNNRFEFDITSVSSVRDYKPGDRLSWLDWKTTAKQNKLVTKEFEHPLNRDVVVVLDGTYHRDGDESLFERATSIAASTATKALRSGSSVGLLSVGRNSRLIQMNDYAYHRYTILNHLARVHRQGNIHPAGEIRRYLSQFPPQVSAILISQRMDEHMVGLLYDFHSRGMAVDFFFNVSGGQRSLTDYEQQHIMRLRSMGLMVHVIDHEAFDAVVKAGVDRATS; translated from the coding sequence ATGAAAAAATGGCTCGCTAAGTACAGGACGATACTAAGTGTTATATGGGTTCTGTTCCTGTTTATGATCGCTTTTGTTTATGCCATGTTTCAAGGCGGGTTTGTAAGTTGGTTTGTGTTCTATAGTTTCCTGCCTGTCTTGGTGTACACCATTGCGATGGCCTCTTACTCTTTGAAAGACATTGACGTCCGCAGAGTCATTAAGACAGATGCATTGAATGCTGGAGAGACGATGAATGTTACGCTTGAAATTAGTAGAAAGCGGTCGTTTCCACTTTTTTATTTAGTTATTGAAGATCAATTACCTGAAGCATTGTTACAGCGGCCAAAGTCAGAGGATGCCCCTGTAGTCCAGCCAAAAGGATTATTCTCGTTAAATTTTCAGAAGCGTGCGGGATATGATTACAAGATAGCTAATGTGCCGCGTGGCGAATACACGCTTGAATCAGTCATGGTCAAAACCGGAGATATTTTTGGTTTTATTCAAAAGTCAAGGACGATTCGGGTTAAAGATGAGTTCATTGTCTATCCTCAGGTTAAAGAATTGGGTGGTTGGCTACCTCCTCATCAAAGTCATGGAGGCAAACATCGATCGAACAATCGCTTCGAGTTTGACATCACATCAGTATCCAGCGTTAGGGATTATAAACCAGGGGATCGACTCAGCTGGTTAGATTGGAAGACGACAGCTAAACAGAATAAGCTGGTGACCAAAGAATTCGAACATCCCTTGAATCGCGATGTTGTGGTGGTATTGGATGGTACATACCATCGTGATGGTGACGAAAGCTTATTTGAACGTGCGACCTCTATTGCGGCATCAACAGCTACGAAGGCTTTAAGAAGCGGCTCATCCGTCGGTCTCTTGTCGGTTGGGCGGAACAGCCGATTGATTCAGATGAATGACTATGCCTATCATCGCTACACCATTTTAAATCACCTTGCCCGGGTGCATCGTCAGGGGAATATCCATCCGGCCGGTGAGATAAGGAGATACTTATCTCAATTCCCGCCGCAAGTGTCTGCCATTTTGATTAGTCAGCGAATGGATGAACATATGGTCGGACTGCTATATGACTTTCATTCTCGGGGGATGGCGGTCGATTTCTTCTTTAATGTGAGTGGTGGACAGCGGTCGTTGACCGATTATGAGCAGCAGCACATTATGCGATTGCGATCCATGGGGCTTATGGTACATGTGATCGATCATGAAGCTTTTGACGCAGTTGTGAAGGCGGGTGTTGATCGTGCAACAAGTTAA
- a CDS encoding DUF4129 domain-containing transglutaminase family protein, producing the protein MQQVKSSYFTLVLYVLGFLLYWEWLRPLTAITRTANVEYFVSFAALSFLLSFLRLPIWVSFPAKLVAMLYAIHVLFFFNSSLLDPLWVEFLLQDIHKNLSFLIEGNWVGMTNLFRSFLFFLLLWLVSYLMHYWLVQARKLFLFFFITVLYLTVLDTFTMYSAESAIVRTMIIGLILLGLLRMIKIQEREKVSFAKGRLPVPWLVALVGMILLTSTIGYAAPKVGPQWPDPVPFIQKAANGYGDGDDGAGGSGSMQTIGYDEDDARLGGSFTMDQTPVMTTSVHEPHYWRIETKSHYTGKGWTTDEASLDAINPDHINDNPLLDIYSDGLKTETRTDRVSIEVDSFPQLPYAGELTQLSALSTKDLRVHPNSGKLQMFEDGEAKTEKTYELTYKYPTFPVKRLKDVNKANDSNAISDVYTQLPNDVPNRVRQLTQDITKNADNRYDKAQAIVNYFENNDYQYSTQDVPYPDQNQDYVAQFLFESQVGYCDNFSTSMAVMLRTIGIPTRWVKGFTYGEFQGREDERDEYLIRNADAHSWVEVYFPGTGWVPFEPTQGFSSQFNYVEDTKESEQAEPTTATPESDKPDKPEPPKPKDQSEQQSNHFLGLIFGHGDGGSNPYIKYIIGVIIVFTIGVGVYLYRARGRLIPALLIKRYRRRTDERAFEQAFRHLLKLLKRRGYRKKQNETLREFAIQVDQSLGTADMKTLILQYEKSRYTKYSDNVWNESKSTWEQMVNRLRR; encoded by the coding sequence GTGCAACAAGTTAAATCTTCTTATTTTACACTAGTACTGTATGTCCTTGGCTTTTTGTTATATTGGGAATGGCTTAGGCCGCTAACTGCGATTACGCGTACAGCCAATGTTGAATATTTCGTTAGTTTCGCCGCACTGTCCTTTTTACTATCGTTTTTGCGATTGCCCATTTGGGTGAGCTTTCCAGCTAAATTGGTAGCCATGCTTTATGCAATCCATGTTCTGTTCTTTTTCAACAGTTCATTGCTAGACCCCCTTTGGGTAGAATTCTTACTTCAGGATATTCATAAAAACTTGTCTTTTTTGATCGAAGGTAATTGGGTAGGGATGACGAACTTGTTCCGGTCATTCCTGTTCTTTTTGCTATTATGGTTGGTCAGTTATTTAATGCATTACTGGCTCGTTCAGGCCCGTAAATTATTTTTATTCTTCTTTATCACGGTCCTCTATCTCACGGTTCTGGATACGTTTACGATGTATTCGGCGGAATCGGCCATTGTCCGAACCATGATTATTGGATTAATATTGCTTGGATTGCTGCGAATGATCAAGATTCAAGAAAGAGAGAAGGTTTCGTTTGCTAAAGGCCGTTTACCGGTTCCTTGGTTAGTAGCTTTGGTTGGCATGATATTGTTAACGTCTACGATTGGCTATGCTGCGCCAAAGGTAGGACCGCAGTGGCCTGATCCCGTCCCATTTATCCAGAAGGCGGCAAACGGTTATGGCGATGGCGATGATGGTGCTGGAGGAAGCGGAAGCATGCAAACGATTGGTTATGATGAAGATGATGCGCGGCTTGGAGGTTCCTTTACTATGGATCAGACACCGGTGATGACCACTTCTGTCCATGAACCGCACTATTGGCGAATTGAAACAAAAAGCCATTATACGGGTAAAGGCTGGACGACGGATGAAGCGTCACTGGATGCGATAAATCCTGATCATATCAATGATAACCCTTTGCTCGATATCTATAGCGATGGATTAAAGACAGAGACAAGGACGGATCGTGTTTCAATAGAAGTAGATTCATTTCCTCAGTTACCTTATGCAGGTGAGCTTACGCAGCTAAGTGCGTTATCAACAAAAGATCTCCGTGTTCATCCTAACTCAGGTAAATTACAAATGTTCGAAGACGGCGAAGCCAAGACGGAAAAAACTTATGAATTGACTTATAAATATCCGACGTTTCCTGTTAAGCGTTTAAAAGATGTGAATAAGGCTAATGATTCCAATGCCATCAGTGATGTTTATACACAATTACCGAATGATGTGCCCAATCGTGTGAGACAGTTGACTCAGGATATTACTAAAAATGCGGATAATCGTTACGATAAGGCTCAAGCTATTGTGAACTATTTTGAGAATAATGACTACCAGTATAGTACTCAAGACGTGCCTTATCCCGATCAAAATCAAGATTATGTCGCTCAATTTTTGTTTGAGTCACAAGTAGGCTACTGTGATAACTTTTCCACGAGTATGGCGGTGATGCTTAGGACGATTGGAATTCCGACGCGTTGGGTTAAAGGGTTTACTTATGGTGAATTTCAAGGCCGTGAGGATGAACGTGATGAATATCTTATCAGAAATGCTGATGCGCACTCATGGGTTGAAGTGTATTTCCCAGGAACGGGTTGGGTTCCGTTTGAACCGACGCAAGGCTTCAGTAGTCAATTCAATTATGTCGAGGATACGAAGGAATCGGAACAAGCCGAGCCGACAACAGCAACACCGGAATCCGACAAACCAGATAAACCTGAGCCGCCGAAGCCTAAGGATCAGTCCGAACAGCAAAGCAATCATTTCCTCGGATTGATTTTTGGTCATGGCGACGGGGGTTCCAATCCTTATATCAAATATATTATAGGAGTCATTATTGTCTTTACCATCGGTGTTGGGGTATATCTCTATCGTGCCCGGGGACGTCTGATACCGGCCTTGTTAATCAAGCGCTACCGGCGACGGACGGATGAACGTGCATTTGAGCAGGCGTTTCGACACTTGCTTAAATTGCTCAAACGCCGAGGTTATCGGAAAAAACAGAATGAAACACTACGTGAGTTTGCTATTCAGGTGGATCAATCACTAGGAACAGCGGATATGAAGACACTGATCCTTCAATATGAAAAATCACGTTACACCAAGTATTCGGATAATGTGTGGAATGAGAGCAAATCAACCTGGGAACAAATGGTGAATCGTTTGCGCCGTTGA
- the guaA gene encoding glutamine-hydrolyzing GMP synthase: MSHLEHDKIIVLDFGGQYNQLITRRVRDLGVYSELLPPDTSAEKMKAEQPSGIIFSGGPNSVFDPDSPTCDPEIFELGIPVLGICYGMQLMSHHFGANVSKAVNREYGKAAIQATTNHPLFQGQPEEQTVWMSHGDLVETTPEDFQVLAESRSCPVAAMGHNNKPIFGVQYHPEVRHSEHGDDLLRNFVFDICNCEATWSMEHFIEDQVKAIRASVGNQKVLCALSGGVDSSVAAALVHKAIGDQLYCVFVDHGLLRKHEGESVAQTFRDDFQMNFLKVDAEDRFLNKLEGVSDPEQKRKIIGNEFIYVFEEEAGQLEDIAYLVQGTLYTDIVESGTETAQTIKSHHNVGGLPEKMAFDLIEPLNTLFKDEVRRLGTELGLPDTIVQRQPFPGPGLGIRVLGAITKDKLNIVRESDAVLRDEISRSGLDRDIWQYFTVLPDIQSVGVMGDARTYDHCVAIRAVTSVDGMTSDWARIPWDVLERISNRIVNEVPHINRVVYDVTSKPPATIEWE, from the coding sequence GTGAGCCATTTGGAACATGATAAGATCATTGTTTTGGATTTCGGTGGACAGTATAATCAACTGATTACGCGGCGTGTGCGTGATTTAGGCGTATATAGTGAATTGCTCCCGCCGGATACGAGTGCTGAGAAAATGAAAGCGGAACAACCATCCGGCATTATTTTTTCCGGAGGACCCAATAGTGTATTTGATCCAGATTCACCGACGTGTGATCCTGAGATTTTTGAATTGGGAATTCCCGTACTTGGGATATGTTATGGCATGCAACTGATGAGCCATCATTTTGGTGCTAATGTGTCCAAAGCGGTCAATAGAGAATATGGAAAAGCCGCGATCCAAGCAACAACGAACCACCCGCTATTTCAAGGGCAACCTGAGGAGCAAACAGTGTGGATGAGCCATGGTGATTTAGTGGAAACAACGCCTGAAGATTTTCAGGTTTTGGCCGAAAGTCGGTCTTGTCCTGTAGCGGCTATGGGGCATAATAACAAGCCTATCTTTGGCGTTCAGTATCATCCCGAAGTCCGTCATAGTGAACACGGTGATGACTTGCTTCGCAATTTTGTGTTTGATATTTGTAACTGTGAAGCAACGTGGTCAATGGAGCATTTTATTGAAGACCAAGTTAAGGCGATTCGCGCGAGTGTTGGCAATCAAAAAGTGCTTTGTGCTCTAAGTGGCGGTGTAGATTCTTCAGTTGCCGCAGCTTTGGTTCACAAGGCGATTGGTGATCAACTTTATTGTGTGTTCGTTGATCATGGTTTGCTCCGCAAACATGAAGGGGAGAGTGTTGCCCAAACGTTCCGTGATGATTTTCAGATGAACTTCTTAAAAGTGGATGCTGAAGACCGTTTTCTTAACAAACTGGAAGGTGTTAGTGATCCCGAACAGAAACGGAAAATCATCGGTAATGAGTTTATCTATGTATTCGAAGAGGAAGCGGGTCAATTGGAAGATATCGCTTACCTTGTTCAGGGAACGTTATACACGGATATTGTTGAAAGTGGCACAGAAACAGCTCAAACTATCAAATCACACCATAACGTTGGCGGATTACCGGAAAAAATGGCGTTTGATCTCATTGAACCTTTGAATACGTTGTTTAAGGATGAAGTGCGTCGCCTGGGAACGGAGTTAGGGTTACCTGACACCATTGTTCAGCGTCAGCCTTTCCCAGGACCGGGCCTTGGTATTCGTGTTTTGGGTGCTATTACAAAGGACAAGCTGAATATTGTTCGGGAATCGGATGCTGTTTTACGTGATGAAATCAGTCGGTCAGGATTAGACCGCGATATTTGGCAATACTTCACTGTTCTTCCGGATATCCAGAGTGTGGGCGTCATGGGGGACGCTAGAACGTATGATCACTGTGTAGCGATTCGTGCTGTGACATCGGTTGACGGGATGACATCCGACTGGGCACGAATTCCGTGGGATGTTCTCGAACGGATATCGAACCGGATTGTTAATGAAGTTCCTCATATTAATAGGGTTGTGTATGACGTGACGTCAAAACCACCTGCTACGATTGAGTGGGAGTGA
- a CDS encoding NCS2 family permease has translation MGFSQKVAQYFGFDEQQTNYKQESVAGLTTFFAMAYILFVNPSVLANAGMDQKAVFVATALAAALGTLLMGVLAKYPIAVAPGMGINAFFAFSVVVGRGIPWQTALSGVFIAGLLFVLITVFRIREKIINAIPLNLKYAISGGIGLFIAFIGLQNAKMVVPDESTLVTFGDITAPGVLLTSFGLVVTIVLMTLNIKAGIFYGMVATAVVGMITGVVPVPGDIVSAVPSMEPTFLAAFEGFSDIQITELVTVIITFLLVAFFDTAGTLMAVANIGGFLKGNRLPRAGRAMLADSISMVAGSLFGTSPTSAYIESSSGVAAGGRTGFASVITAVLLLLALFFSPLLSVVTNEVTAPALIVVGALMASSIGKIEWDHFEIAIPAFLILVAIPLTYSITTGLALGFIAYPITMIVKGRYKELHPIMYGLFIIFIICLPYLSV, from the coding sequence ATGGGTTTCAGCCAAAAAGTCGCTCAGTATTTTGGCTTTGATGAACAACAAACAAACTATAAACAAGAGTCTGTTGCTGGGTTAACCACATTTTTTGCAATGGCTTATATTTTATTTGTTAATCCAAGTGTATTGGCCAATGCTGGCATGGATCAAAAGGCTGTTTTTGTTGCAACAGCATTAGCTGCTGCTCTTGGTACACTATTAATGGGCGTTTTAGCGAAGTATCCGATCGCTGTAGCCCCTGGTATGGGAATCAACGCTTTTTTTGCTTTTTCGGTGGTTGTAGGTCGAGGGATTCCATGGCAAACGGCTTTATCAGGCGTGTTTATAGCCGGACTATTATTTGTGCTGATTACAGTTTTCCGCATTAGAGAAAAGATTATTAATGCCATTCCTTTGAATTTAAAGTATGCCATTTCCGGTGGGATTGGCTTATTCATTGCTTTTATTGGTTTACAGAATGCTAAAATGGTTGTCCCTGATGAGTCAACCTTGGTCACATTTGGTGATATCACAGCTCCGGGTGTCTTGCTGACATCTTTTGGCCTGGTTGTTACGATTGTCCTCATGACGTTAAATATTAAAGCGGGTATCTTTTACGGAATGGTTGCTACTGCTGTTGTTGGTATGATTACTGGCGTTGTGCCAGTGCCGGGCGATATTGTATCAGCTGTGCCGAGCATGGAACCTACTTTTTTAGCAGCCTTTGAGGGCTTTTCCGATATTCAGATTACGGAACTCGTCACGGTCATCATCACCTTCTTATTGGTCGCGTTTTTTGATACAGCAGGGACGTTAATGGCTGTCGCAAATATTGGGGGATTTCTAAAAGGGAATCGACTACCTCGGGCAGGTCGAGCCATGCTTGCCGACTCCATTTCAATGGTTGCTGGGTCCTTATTTGGTACATCACCGACGTCCGCTTATATTGAATCATCTTCAGGGGTTGCTGCCGGCGGCCGTACGGGATTTGCCTCAGTCATTACAGCGGTATTGTTACTATTAGCGTTGTTTTTCTCACCGCTTCTAAGCGTGGTTACGAATGAAGTGACAGCACCAGCGCTGATCGTTGTCGGCGCATTGATGGCTTCATCTATTGGTAAAATTGAGTGGGATCATTTTGAAATTGCCATTCCTGCATTTTTGATATTGGTTGCCATTCCGTTGACTTATAGTATTACAACAGGGCTTGCGCTAGGTTTTATCGCTTATCCGATCACAATGATTGTGAAGGGGCGTTACAAAGAATTACATCCGATCATGTATGGCTTATTCATCATATTTATTATTTGTTTGCCATACTTGTCGGTTTAA
- a CDS encoding Hsp20/alpha crystallin family protein — protein sequence MDEHKKYKEWRRSVSDFLGKDFLNDFQDMFTKDWPPVNLYESDTQVICLLQVPGVRSTEDLHMYVYHQSLVIKGERHMEFPDKQMVKEELKKGPFKRTIQLPSPVKTKPLDAHYRTGMLTVTLEKIQEEEVNEIIVEPKD from the coding sequence ATGGACGAACACAAAAAATACAAGGAATGGAGACGTTCAGTCAGCGATTTTCTAGGCAAAGATTTCTTAAATGATTTTCAAGATATGTTTACAAAGGATTGGCCGCCCGTCAATTTATACGAATCTGACACTCAAGTCATTTGTTTACTGCAAGTTCCAGGTGTTCGAAGTACCGAAGATCTGCATATGTATGTCTATCACCAGTCTTTAGTGATAAAAGGCGAGCGCCATATGGAGTTTCCCGATAAACAAATGGTCAAAGAAGAACTCAAAAAAGGACCCTTTAAACGCACCATTCAGCTCCCGTCCCCCGTTAAAACCAAACCGCTAGATGCTCATTATAGAACGGGTATGCTGACGGTTACGTTAGAAAAAATCCAAGAAGAAGAAGTGAACGAAATCATCGTTGAACCCAAGGACTAG
- a CDS encoding DUF2179 domain-containing protein, whose protein sequence is MFENPILMVIIILVINIIYVSFYTLRTILTLKNYRYAAALVSMFEAFVYVLGIGLVINNLHQIENIVAYAIGFASGVIVGMKIEEKLALGYITVTVITSRVRENLAEALRERGYGVTVWTAHGRQGERMMMEILTPRKNEWNLIDSVKGLDPNAFIVSHEPKSFHGGFWVKAIRKDMRP, encoded by the coding sequence ATGTTCGAAAATCCTATCTTAATGGTTATTATTATCTTAGTCATTAATATTATCTATGTTTCTTTTTACACGCTTCGGACCATCTTAACTTTGAAAAATTATCGATATGCCGCGGCACTAGTGAGTATGTTTGAGGCATTTGTTTATGTCCTTGGTATCGGTTTGGTCATCAATAATCTCCATCAAATTGAAAATATAGTTGCCTATGCGATTGGCTTTGCCTCCGGTGTTATTGTTGGCATGAAGATTGAAGAAAAGCTGGCGCTTGGTTATATTACGGTGACCGTGATTACGAGTCGAGTTCGAGAGAATTTGGCTGAAGCCTTACGCGAGAGAGGCTATGGCGTTACTGTGTGGACTGCCCATGGCCGACAAGGTGAACGGATGATGATGGAAATTTTAACACCGAGAAAAAATGAATGGAATTTAATTGACAGTGTTAAAGGGCTTGACCCTAATGCCTTTATCGTCTCACATGAGCCCAAAAGTTTTCATGGCGGATTTTGGGTTAAAGCGATTAGAAAGGATATGCGCCCATGA
- a CDS encoding NETI motif-containing protein produces the protein MKKPNKKTFSVVDFGSIDQCLQAMEAEGYRPVRRKEEPVFKEGKQGPEYVRQNIAYEGRLIKSEQ, from the coding sequence ATGAAAAAACCGAACAAAAAAACGTTTTCTGTTGTGGATTTTGGTTCAATTGATCAATGTTTGCAAGCGATGGAAGCCGAAGGTTATCGACCGGTTAGACGGAAAGAAGAGCCGGTGTTCAAGGAAGGAAAACAGGGTCCTGAATATGTTAGGCAGAACATTGCTTATGAAGGCAGATTGATAAAATCCGAACAATGA
- the purE gene encoding 5-(carboxyamino)imidazole ribonucleotide mutase, whose translation MNAEIGVIMGSQSDWETMRHSCEVLDELGLSYEKKVVSAHRTPDLMFTYAEDARSRGLKVIIAGAGGAAHLPGMVAAKTTLPVIGVPVQSKALNGMDSLLSIAQMPGGVPVATVAIGQSGAKNAGLLAAQILSAFDSQLAKRLDDYREGLRQKVMEGSDL comes from the coding sequence ATGAATGCTGAAATTGGAGTTATTATGGGAAGCCAGTCGGATTGGGAAACGATGCGGCATTCATGCGAGGTGTTGGATGAGCTAGGGCTTTCATATGAGAAAAAAGTTGTATCAGCCCACCGGACACCTGACTTGATGTTTACTTATGCCGAGGACGCTAGAAGTCGAGGACTTAAAGTGATTATTGCTGGGGCGGGTGGTGCCGCCCATTTACCAGGAATGGTCGCAGCTAAAACGACCTTGCCCGTGATCGGTGTACCTGTTCAATCCAAAGCACTGAATGGCATGGACTCATTACTATCTATTGCACAAATGCCAGGTGGGGTTCCTGTTGCAACGGTTGCGATAGGTCAATCAGGGGCTAAAAACGCTGGATTGTTAGCTGCACAAATTCTTTCAGCTTTTGACTCGCAGCTGGCCAAGCGATTGGATGACTATCGTGAAGGGCTCAGACAGAAGGTTATGGAAGGAAGTGATTTGTGA